From the genome of Methanobacterium petrolearium, one region includes:
- the purD gene encoding phosphoribosylamine--glycine ligase, producing the protein MKILVVGTGAREHAICQALHEEAELYSIMSNQNPGIARISQFKIGSEMDIEGVKEHALKMRVEMAVIGPEAPLEHGIVDTLQEAGIPCVGPTSQAARIETDKAFMRDLFEEHKIPGSIAYGVFDNLKDAGDFIDDFGEDVVVKPVGLTGGKGVKIVGEHLKDSEDAKTYVKKIINNKIGGHASVVIEERLLGEEFTVQAMVDGDNLVPMPAVQDHPHAYEGDQGPITGGMGSYSEKNGLLPFLDQKNYDASVKVMEKTIKAVKKEGNPYKGVLYGQFMLCRDGPRLVEYNARFGDPEAMNVLPLLETSMVELCQGVVDGNLKKAQFHPQATVCKYLVPKGYPESGKAGQPIRVDEEKIEAEGGMVFYAAVNQKNNKVLTTGSRALAVVTAANSIQDAEERCERATKYVQGDLYHRSDVGTNELIEKRIQHMKEISG; encoded by the coding sequence ATGAAGATTCTGGTGGTAGGAACTGGAGCAAGGGAACACGCCATTTGCCAGGCGTTGCATGAAGAAGCTGAACTTTATTCTATAATGAGCAACCAAAACCCGGGAATAGCTCGAATTTCCCAATTTAAGATTGGAAGTGAAATGGATATTGAAGGAGTAAAAGAACACGCCCTTAAAATGAGGGTGGAAATGGCCGTAATCGGACCAGAAGCACCTTTAGAACACGGTATTGTGGACACGCTCCAGGAGGCCGGAATTCCCTGTGTGGGACCAACCAGTCAAGCTGCCCGGATCGAGACTGACAAGGCATTCATGAGGGATCTTTTTGAAGAACATAAAATTCCTGGGTCTATAGCCTATGGAGTATTTGACAATCTAAAAGATGCTGGGGATTTCATCGATGACTTTGGAGAGGACGTTGTAGTAAAACCTGTAGGTTTAACTGGGGGTAAAGGTGTTAAAATCGTAGGAGAACATCTTAAAGACTCTGAAGATGCTAAAACTTACGTAAAAAAGATAATAAATAATAAAATTGGGGGACACGCCAGTGTGGTTATTGAAGAACGTTTGCTGGGAGAAGAATTCACAGTACAGGCCATGGTAGACGGAGACAATCTGGTGCCCATGCCTGCAGTCCAGGATCATCCACATGCCTATGAAGGTGACCAGGGACCCATCACTGGTGGAATGGGATCATACTCTGAAAAAAACGGCTTATTGCCATTTTTGGATCAGAAAAACTATGATGCGTCGGTTAAAGTCATGGAAAAAACCATAAAAGCGGTTAAAAAAGAGGGAAATCCCTATAAAGGAGTGCTTTACGGTCAGTTCATGCTCTGTCGGGATGGACCCCGCCTGGTGGAATACAATGCCCGTTTTGGAGACCCTGAAGCCATGAATGTTCTTCCACTTCTGGAAACCAGTATGGTTGAACTTTGCCAGGGTGTAGTTGATGGAAATCTGAAAAAAGCCCAGTTCCATCCGCAAGCAACAGTTTGTAAGTATTTAGTGCCTAAGGGGTATCCTGAGAGTGGAAAAGCAGGTCAACCCATACGGGTGGATGAAGAAAAAATAGAAGCCGAAGGTGGAATGGTTTTCTACGCTGCAGTAAATCAGAAGAATAATAAGGTTTTAACCACTGGATCTCGAGCTTTGGCTGTAGTAACTGCTGCGAACAGCATACAAGATGCTGAAGAAAGATGTGAAAGGGCCACAAAATATGTACAGGGAGATTTGTATCATCGCAGTGATGTGGGGACCAATGAACTCATTGAAAAGCGTATCCAGCATATGAAGGAAATTAGTGGATAA
- the argF gene encoding ornithine carbamoyltransferase, with protein MRNLLSALDARDHVWDILKKAEQFKKGQGPEKPLSGKSLAMVFEKSSTRTRISFEVGMYQLGGYPLYLSASDLQLGRGEIIDDTARAMSRYVDGIMIRAREHDDVLQFARYADVPVINGLTNLEHPCQAFTDIFTIQERKNTLDLQMTFMGDGNNVCNSLLLATAMVGMDFTVACPPNYEPDSIILKEAKKVAKESGSTIKVTNNVREAVDAVNVIYTDVWVSMGDEIEETQRVRDLQGYQVNQDILDLADPEAMVLHCLPAIRGQEITEEVLNGPQSAVWDQAENRLHVQKAILNWLIG; from the coding sequence ATGAGAAACCTTTTATCCGCGTTAGACGCACGAGATCATGTATGGGATATACTGAAGAAAGCCGAGCAGTTTAAAAAAGGTCAGGGTCCTGAAAAACCATTAAGTGGCAAATCTCTTGCCATGGTTTTTGAAAAATCTTCCACTCGAACCCGCATATCTTTCGAAGTTGGCATGTATCAGTTAGGGGGTTATCCTCTCTATTTATCAGCTTCTGACCTTCAATTGGGTAGGGGAGAGATTATCGATGACACAGCCCGGGCCATGAGTCGATACGTTGATGGCATTATGATCAGGGCACGTGAACATGATGATGTGCTTCAATTTGCCCGATACGCAGATGTGCCGGTGATAAACGGTTTAACCAACCTTGAACATCCTTGCCAGGCTTTCACGGATATTTTCACCATTCAGGAGCGGAAAAATACTTTAGACCTTCAAATGACCTTCATGGGTGATGGTAACAATGTTTGCAACTCCCTTTTACTGGCTACAGCCATGGTAGGGATGGATTTCACTGTAGCCTGCCCCCCTAACTACGAACCGGACTCCATAATCTTAAAAGAAGCTAAAAAAGTGGCTAAAGAATCTGGATCAACCATCAAAGTCACCAACAATGTCCGGGAAGCTGTGGATGCTGTGAATGTGATCTACACTGATGTCTGGGTTAGTATGGGGGATGAAATTGAAGAGACCCAGAGAGTAAGGGATTTACAGGGTTATCAGGTTAACCAGGACATTTTGGATCTAGCAGATCCTGAAGCCATGGTTTTGCATTGTCTGCCTGCTATCAGGGGTCAGGAAATAACGGAAGAAGTCTTAAACGGACCACAATCTGCGGTATGGGACCAGGCTGAGAACCGTTTACACGTTCAAAAAGCCATTTTAAACTGGCTTATAGGCTAA
- a CDS encoding TetR/AcrR family transcriptional regulator: MRKKEKDRIVIMSAETEQKILDAALHVFSKNGYVGARTRMIAKESGFTEMTLFRKFETKENLFNQVLITNRERLVKDFDSLLAPYDAEDPKVHFKTLIMNLMNMMDKNFEFVNIIIYERERVSHSVTKRFVAHLAQYLEKTFPRPNLDYSMLSFTILSFLFFIIFNKKIGDNSFKVEGPVEEFIKYHSHCLRL; the protein is encoded by the coding sequence ATGAGAAAAAAAGAAAAGGATCGTATCGTTATAATGTCTGCTGAAACTGAACAAAAAATTTTAGACGCTGCCCTGCATGTTTTTTCCAAAAATGGATATGTTGGAGCAAGAACCCGTATGATTGCCAAAGAATCCGGTTTCACGGAGATGACTTTGTTCCGGAAATTCGAAACAAAAGAAAATCTCTTTAATCAGGTTTTAATAACAAACCGGGAAAGGTTAGTGAAAGATTTTGATTCTTTACTGGCCCCATATGATGCTGAAGATCCCAAAGTTCATTTTAAGACATTGATAATGAATCTTATGAATATGATGGATAAAAACTTTGAATTCGTTAATATAATAATCTACGAAAGGGAAAGGGTTTCACATTCGGTTACTAAAAGATTCGTTGCTCACCTTGCCCAGTATCTAGAAAAAACGTTTCCCCGTCCAAATTTAGATTACAGCATGCTGTCTTTTACGATTTTAAGTTTCCTCTTTTTCATTATTTTCAATAAAAAAATTGGAGACAACTCTTTTAAGGTTGAAGGTCCTGTTGAAGAGTTTATCAAATATCATTCCCACTGTTTACGACTGTAA
- the argS gene encoding arginine--tRNA ligase: MYRMLEKNAASSVEKAIKSLEWGDIKEIKFEEPPQRDMGDLATSVAFQLAGKLKKSPVEIAQKLEEVLEVKSPFERVKSTGPYLNFYLNPEIFSKMVLESVKEDYGSLEDKNEKVILEHTSANPNGPLHIGHIRNAIIGDSLSRILKAAGFQVETQYYVNDMGRQIAMIVWGLQNLNYNLDPDEKPDVEIGKLYFQVNQELKKNPEIKNQVSAILKTYEEENPVELEAKFKNVVKQCLEGIKETSQRLHITHDRFVWESQFIRDGSVDRILETLKNHTSHNDVLYLDLTDYGIEKELILTRSDGTSLYTTRDLAYHLQKSEQSDVVVDVLGSDHKLAVDQLKIALGLLGGKTPEVIFYEFITLPEGSMSTRRGVFISVDQLMDEAFTRAIDELTERRPELTEQLSTEIAEIIGIGAIRYFIARLSPEKHLVFKWDEALSFERGCASIQYAHARACKLLEKAGTPDLSPIELDDLNFQDLDTLEIDLLKTIAKFSSIVENAAQELRVHPIAQYAMEIAGAFNKFYKSVPVLESEKEMLRLVLVDKSRITIRNCLDLLGIDAPVSM, from the coding sequence ATGTACAGAATGCTGGAAAAGAATGCTGCCAGTTCAGTGGAAAAAGCAATAAAATCCCTTGAGTGGGGAGATATTAAAGAAATAAAGTTTGAAGAACCACCCCAACGCGATATGGGTGATTTAGCCACTTCAGTGGCATTTCAGTTAGCAGGGAAACTTAAAAAATCTCCAGTTGAGATTGCTCAAAAATTAGAAGAGGTTTTAGAAGTTAAATCTCCATTTGAAAGAGTTAAATCCACTGGCCCCTACTTGAACTTTTATTTAAATCCTGAAATATTTTCAAAAATGGTTTTAGAATCTGTGAAAGAAGATTATGGCTCACTGGAAGATAAGAATGAGAAAGTGATCCTGGAACATACCTCAGCCAATCCTAACGGCCCTTTACATATTGGTCATATCCGAAATGCCATTATTGGAGATTCTTTATCACGCATTCTCAAGGCAGCTGGTTTTCAGGTGGAAACCCAGTACTACGTCAACGACATGGGCAGGCAGATAGCCATGATTGTATGGGGATTGCAAAACCTCAACTACAACCTAGACCCAGATGAAAAACCAGATGTAGAAATAGGAAAACTGTATTTCCAGGTCAACCAAGAGTTAAAAAAGAATCCTGAGATTAAAAACCAAGTAAGTGCGATTCTGAAAACCTATGAAGAGGAAAATCCGGTTGAACTGGAAGCCAAGTTTAAAAATGTGGTCAAACAGTGTTTGGAAGGAATAAAAGAAACTTCACAACGTCTGCACATCACCCATGACCGTTTCGTCTGGGAAAGTCAGTTCATCAGGGATGGATCAGTGGATAGAATTCTGGAAACTCTGAAGAACCACACCAGCCATAATGATGTTTTGTACCTGGATCTTACTGATTATGGTATTGAAAAAGAGTTAATACTAACCCGTTCTGACGGAACCTCCCTTTACACTACCCGTGATCTGGCTTATCATCTCCAGAAATCGGAACAATCTGATGTGGTGGTTGATGTTCTTGGTTCAGATCACAAACTGGCTGTTGACCAGCTTAAAATTGCATTGGGACTTTTAGGAGGGAAAACCCCTGAGGTTATTTTCTATGAGTTCATTACTCTTCCTGAAGGATCTATGTCCACCCGAAGGGGAGTATTCATCAGTGTGGACCAACTAATGGACGAGGCATTCACAAGGGCTATTGATGAATTAACAGAACGAAGACCAGAATTAACAGAACAGCTCTCCACTGAAATCGCTGAAATAATAGGCATAGGAGCTATTCGCTATTTCATAGCACGACTTTCACCAGAAAAACATTTAGTGTTTAAATGGGATGAAGCATTAAGTTTTGAGAGAGGATGCGCATCCATACAGTATGCCCATGCCCGGGCCTGTAAATTACTGGAAAAAGCCGGCACCCCTGATTTGTCCCCGATAGAACTCGATGATTTGAACTTCCAGGATCTAGATACACTTGAAATTGACCTCCTGAAAACCATAGCCAAATTCAGTAGCATCGTCGAAAACGCAGCCCAAGAACTTAGAGTCCACCCCATAGCCCAGTACGCCATGGAAATCGCTGGAGCATTCAACAAATTCTATAAATCGGTTCCAGTTCTTGAATCTGAGAAAGAAATGTTAAGATTGGTATTGGTGGATAAGTCAAGAATTACAATTCGAAACTGCCTAGATTTGCTGGGAATAGACGCTCCTGTTTCAATGTAG
- a CDS encoding signal peptidase I: MGKRRKVSQKNVKADSNPAEEEKSSLGREIITYIVIILVGIILAQHLNVVVSGSMEPVFYRGDVVVIEKTDFLGFQEVSPSDLKVGDIIIYHATWFPEPVIHRIINIQKGSDGETYFVTKGDNNPQADPALVSTSQVQAKVVSIGNQPLVIPKIGYITLWIRGL; the protein is encoded by the coding sequence ATGGGCAAACGACGTAAAGTTAGTCAAAAAAACGTGAAAGCAGATTCTAATCCTGCTGAAGAAGAAAAGTCCAGTTTGGGGCGGGAAATAATCACCTACATTGTCATCATATTAGTGGGAATAATACTAGCCCAACACTTGAACGTGGTTGTATCCGGGAGTATGGAACCGGTATTCTATCGGGGAGATGTGGTGGTAATCGAAAAAACTGACTTCCTAGGTTTTCAGGAAGTAAGCCCTTCAGACCTTAAAGTAGGAGATATCATCATATACCATGCTACCTGGTTCCCAGAACCTGTTATTCATCGTATTATTAACATACAGAAAGGATCAGATGGAGAAACATATTTTGTTACCAAGGGAGATAACAATCCTCAGGCAGATCCCGCCCTGGTTTCCACATCCCAGGTCCAGGCCAAAGTGGTGAGTATAGGTAACCAACCACTGGTAATTCCCAAAATAGGTTACATTACACTATGGATCCGTGGACTTTAA
- the ilvD gene encoding dihydroxy-acid dehydratase, which yields MRSDKIKKGMQRAPHRSLLRACGVTDAEMERPFIGVANSYTDIVPGHIHLKHVAEAVKLGISQAGGVPFEFSTMAICDGIAMNHDGMRYSLASREIVADTVESMAQAHSLDALVLLPTCDKIVPGMLMAAARLDIPSIVVTGGPMLPGEYNGEAVDLINVFEAVGKVSAGKMSESDLNELEHCACPGAGSCAGLFTANSMACLTEAMGMSLPYCATTHAVDSKKIQMARESGEKIMELVEKNITPSMIMTQEAFYNAVVVDLALGGSSNTTLHLPAIAHELIDKGVEVNLDLFDRLSREIPHLAAISPSGEHTMLDLDKAGGIPGVLKVLGDKIIGENITCTGSTLHDNIAQARVRDSSVIRPMDNPVHPEGGIAILKGNLAPKGSVVKQAAVSEDMLTHEGPAKVYNSEEECVKAIHQGNITEGDVIIIRYEGPQGGPGMREMLNPTSALSGIGLSSVALVTDGRFSGGTRGPCVGHVSPEAMANGPIAAVENGDLIVIDIPQRKLELKVEEDEIQRRLENVNHPEKRLKGWLARYSKLTSSADEGAILK from the coding sequence ATGAGAAGTGATAAGATAAAAAAGGGGATGCAAAGAGCCCCTCACCGTTCCCTTCTTAGGGCTTGCGGTGTGACTGATGCTGAAATGGAAAGACCCTTTATAGGGGTTGCCAACAGTTATACTGACATCGTCCCAGGACATATTCATTTAAAACATGTCGCTGAAGCGGTTAAACTTGGAATCAGCCAGGCGGGAGGCGTTCCTTTTGAATTTAGTACCATGGCTATTTGTGATGGTATTGCCATGAATCATGACGGAATGCGTTATTCACTGGCCAGTCGTGAAATCGTGGCAGACACTGTAGAGAGCATGGCCCAGGCTCACAGTCTGGATGCTCTGGTTCTTTTACCCACCTGTGATAAAATCGTTCCAGGTATGTTAATGGCCGCAGCCCGTCTGGACATACCATCCATAGTAGTTACTGGCGGACCCATGCTCCCTGGAGAATACAATGGTGAAGCAGTGGATCTGATCAATGTTTTCGAAGCAGTTGGGAAAGTTTCTGCTGGAAAAATGAGTGAATCCGATTTAAATGAATTGGAACATTGTGCTTGCCCAGGAGCCGGATCATGTGCCGGTCTTTTCACTGCCAACAGCATGGCCTGTCTAACTGAAGCCATGGGGATGAGTTTACCCTACTGTGCCACCACCCACGCAGTTGACTCCAAAAAGATCCAAATGGCCCGGGAGTCTGGAGAGAAAATTATGGAACTGGTGGAAAAAAACATCACCCCCTCCATGATCATGACCCAGGAAGCATTCTACAACGCGGTAGTGGTAGATCTGGCATTGGGTGGATCCAGTAACACCACATTACACTTACCAGCCATAGCCCATGAACTGATTGATAAAGGTGTTGAAGTTAATTTAGACCTTTTCGATCGTCTCAGCCGTGAAATTCCACATTTAGCTGCAATCAGTCCCTCAGGTGAACATACCATGCTGGACCTTGACAAAGCGGGAGGTATACCTGGAGTTTTGAAGGTTTTAGGAGATAAAATCATTGGGGAAAACATCACCTGCACCGGATCCACTCTACATGATAACATTGCCCAAGCCAGAGTACGGGACAGTTCTGTTATAAGGCCAATGGACAATCCTGTACACCCCGAAGGAGGCATTGCAATTCTTAAGGGCAATTTAGCTCCTAAAGGTTCGGTTGTAAAACAAGCTGCCGTAAGTGAGGATATGTTAACCCATGAAGGCCCTGCAAAAGTCTACAACAGTGAAGAAGAGTGTGTGAAAGCCATCCATCAGGGCAATATAACAGAAGGGGACGTAATCATTATTCGTTACGAAGGACCCCAGGGTGGCCCGGGTATGAGGGAAATGCTTAACCCTACTTCTGCCCTATCCGGGATCGGACTCAGTTCCGTGGCTCTTGTGACTGATGGAAGATTTTCTGGAGGAACCAGAGGACCGTGTGTTGGCCATGTTTCCCCAGAAGCCATGGCTAACGGACCTATTGCTGCAGTTGAAAATGGAGACTTGATAGTGATAGACATACCCCAGAGAAAACTGGAACTGAAAGTAGAGGAAGATGAAATTCAAAGAAGGCTTGAAAATGTCAACCATCCTGAAAAACGGCTGAAAGGTTGGTTGGCACGTTACAGTAAACTTACAAGTTCTGCAGATGAAGGAGCTATCTTAAAATAG
- a CDS encoding threonine--tRNA ligase produces MRILLIHSDHLKYQTKSKTRIAEKINDEKKKGEFDNALVVFTAVEKEDEKNPDAVVQNAVKEVMDVSAKVKADNIVIYPYAHLSSSLGSPAIAKDILTKMESKLVMENLNVGRAPFGWYKSFEISCKGHPLSELSRNISAESFDEEIDETSDCEESEFYILKDGEFFDIEKFNFDNEDLEKLVDYELGVGKSTGEEPPHVKLMREKKLADYEPSADVGHLRWYPKGRLIRDLLSDYVYTLVTDRGAMPVETPIMYDLADEAIRVHAEKFGERQYRMTSGKKDLMLRFAACFGAFRILADSFLTWKNLPVGMYELSTYSFRLEKKGEVVGLKRLRGFTMPDLHTVCADMEQSLQEFEGQIEMCKGTGDDLNVNYEVIFRATADFMEDNREWINRAAAMIGKSVLMEILPKRKHYWICKMDFAAIDALGRPIENPTIQIDVESGERFGITYIDSEEKEHHPLILHCSPTGSIERVICSLLEKSAMDMKEKVPMFPLWLAPTQVRVIPIAERHMEFAQNLASELQDAKIRVDVDDRPETVGKKIRNAGGEWVPFVVVIGDREMEGSELTVTVRETGQKVSMGVQELIDVINLETKTMPFRPLPLPVKLSKRVAF; encoded by the coding sequence ATGCGCATACTTTTGATTCATTCTGATCATTTGAAGTACCAGACCAAATCCAAAACAAGAATAGCAGAGAAAATAAACGATGAAAAGAAAAAAGGCGAATTTGACAATGCTTTAGTGGTTTTCACTGCTGTAGAGAAGGAAGATGAAAAAAATCCTGATGCAGTGGTTCAAAACGCGGTGAAAGAAGTAATGGATGTATCCGCCAAGGTTAAAGCAGATAACATCGTAATATATCCATACGCCCATTTAAGTTCGTCTTTAGGTTCACCTGCCATTGCAAAGGACATTCTCACAAAAATGGAATCAAAATTGGTGATGGAAAATTTGAATGTTGGCAGGGCGCCATTTGGATGGTATAAATCCTTTGAAATATCCTGTAAAGGACACCCACTATCTGAATTATCTCGAAATATATCCGCAGAGTCATTTGATGAAGAGATTGATGAAACTTCTGACTGCGAAGAATCAGAGTTTTATATCCTGAAAGATGGAGAATTTTTCGACATTGAAAAATTCAATTTTGACAATGAAGATCTCGAAAAACTGGTGGATTATGAGCTGGGGGTTGGCAAATCCACTGGAGAAGAACCACCCCACGTGAAACTCATGCGGGAAAAAAAACTGGCAGATTATGAGCCATCAGCCGACGTGGGCCATCTCAGATGGTATCCGAAAGGTAGGCTTATCCGAGACCTCCTGTCTGATTATGTTTACACCCTGGTAACTGACCGGGGTGCCATGCCTGTAGAAACGCCCATCATGTATGATCTGGCAGATGAAGCCATTCGGGTGCACGCTGAAAAATTCGGGGAACGACAGTACCGTATGACCAGTGGTAAAAAGGATCTTATGCTCAGGTTTGCAGCCTGTTTCGGAGCATTCAGAATTCTGGCAGACTCATTTTTAACCTGGAAAAATCTTCCAGTTGGGATGTACGAGCTTTCAACCTATAGTTTCCGTCTGGAGAAAAAGGGAGAAGTTGTGGGCCTGAAAAGGCTTCGAGGATTCACCATGCCAGACCTGCACACCGTGTGTGCAGATATGGAACAGTCTCTCCAGGAATTTGAAGGTCAGATTGAAATGTGCAAAGGCACTGGAGATGACCTGAATGTGAATTACGAGGTTATCTTCCGGGCAACTGCAGATTTCATGGAAGATAACCGGGAATGGATCAACAGGGCAGCAGCCATGATTGGCAAATCAGTTCTCATGGAAATTTTACCCAAACGTAAACATTACTGGATATGTAAAATGGATTTTGCAGCCATTGATGCGCTGGGAAGGCCCATAGAAAATCCCACCATCCAGATAGATGTTGAAAGTGGAGAAAGATTTGGAATCACTTATATTGACTCTGAAGAGAAGGAACATCATCCTCTCATACTGCATTGCAGCCCAACTGGAAGTATAGAACGTGTTATTTGTAGTTTACTGGAAAAATCAGCCATGGACATGAAGGAAAAAGTTCCAATGTTCCCATTGTGGCTGGCACCCACCCAGGTGCGAGTTATACCCATTGCTGAGAGGCATATGGAATTTGCCCAGAATCTGGCAAGTGAACTTCAAGATGCTAAAATCAGGGTGGATGTGGATGACAGGCCAGAAACAGTTGGTAAGAAAATCAGGAATGCAGGCGGAGAATGGGTGCCATTCGTGGTTGTAATAGGGGATAGGGAAATGGAAGGTTCTGAACTTACAGTTACGGTACGTGAAACAGGCCAAAAGGTGTCAATGGGGGTGCAGGAACTTATTGATGTCATAAACCTTGAAACCAAAACGATGCCATTCAGACCCCTGCCACTGCCAGTGAAACTATCCAAACGAGTTGCATTCTAA
- a CDS encoding M24 family metallopeptidase: protein MEKTPLSEMETRMTRFKELMSSSNPDWEMAVIFGKINLYYFTGTMQDGILIIPRDEDPTFWVRRSYHRALDESIFPSIRPMRSFRDARHDFKTLPDTVYLETEMVPLALYHRFTKHFNFNEFKAVDPYLAAVRAVKSDYELSLMRKCGKIHQHVLEDLTPEMLREGMSEADLAVELFSVLVKEGHDALTRFGMFDNEMVLGHLGFGDSSIYPTYFDGASGTRGISPAAPVLGSRERKLRNGDLVFVDVGCAVDGYNTDKTMTYMFGSPLPEHAIEVHKRCVEIQNEIARLLKPGNIPSEIYKHIMDSLDEEFLENFMGFEDRKVTFLGHGIGLLIDELPVIAEKFDEPLQEGMVFAVEPKNGIKDVGMVGIENTFIVTSRGGECITGTNPGLIPVF, encoded by the coding sequence ATGGAAAAAACTCCCTTATCTGAAATGGAAACTAGGATGACACGTTTTAAGGAGTTGATGTCATCATCCAATCCAGACTGGGAAATGGCAGTTATTTTCGGTAAAATTAACCTGTACTATTTTACCGGCACTATGCAGGATGGTATACTCATCATACCTCGAGATGAAGATCCCACTTTCTGGGTAAGACGCAGTTATCACCGTGCCCTAGACGAATCCATATTTCCATCCATTAGGCCCATGAGAAGTTTTCGTGATGCTCGTCATGACTTCAAAACTCTTCCCGACACTGTATACTTGGAAACTGAAATGGTGCCACTGGCCCTGTATCATCGTTTCACTAAACATTTCAATTTTAACGAATTTAAAGCGGTTGATCCATATTTAGCTGCAGTGCGTGCAGTTAAGAGTGATTATGAACTTTCTTTAATGCGAAAATGTGGCAAAATCCATCAGCATGTCTTGGAAGACTTGACACCAGAAATGCTGCGTGAGGGAATGAGCGAAGCTGATCTGGCCGTTGAACTCTTCTCAGTCCTGGTGAAAGAGGGGCATGATGCTTTAACCCGTTTTGGGATGTTCGATAATGAGATGGTATTGGGGCATCTTGGTTTCGGTGACAGTTCAATTTACCCCACATATTTTGATGGAGCCAGCGGAACTCGAGGTATAAGCCCAGCAGCTCCAGTTTTAGGGAGTCGTGAGAGAAAACTGAGAAATGGGGATCTGGTATTTGTGGATGTGGGTTGTGCTGTTGACGGTTACAATACTGATAAGACCATGACCTATATGTTTGGAAGCCCACTTCCTGAACATGCTATTGAAGTTCACAAAAGATGTGTGGAAATACAAAATGAGATAGCAAGGTTGCTTAAACCGGGGAATATACCATCAGAAATTTACAAGCACATAATGGATAGTCTTGATGAGGAATTCCTCGAAAATTTCATGGGTTTTGAGGACCGTAAAGTCACGTTTTTGGGGCATGGAATTGGCCTGCTGATAGATGAACTTCCGGTAATTGCAGAAAAATTCGATGAACCCCTGCAGGAAGGCATGGTATTTGCAGTGGAGCCGAAAAACGGTATTAAAGATGTTGGAATGGTGGGGATTGAAAATACTTTTATTGTAACCTCACGTGGTGGGGAATGCATCACTGGAACTAATCCTGGTTTAATCCCTGTTTTCTGA
- a CDS encoding ParA family protein, whose protein sequence is MAEIIAILNQKGGCGKTTTAVNLSTAMALLGEKVLVIDMDPQANATTAFGVEKNEENSTYRVLTGEETLNDSIVSTDIKGLDLVPSHISLSGAEIELSKDIGFPFILKESMDGMTEPYDYILVDVPPSLGILTINALVAADSVIIPIQAEFYALEGMADLLDAMNLVENRLNSPSPIKGILITLYDSRTRLGRDVLQNVVQYFGDTEYIFKTTIPRNVKLAEAPSHGKPCVIYDEECIGSEAYKDLALEILELREAVAEENATDDTKYSVMEDNQ, encoded by the coding sequence ATGGCGGAAATAATAGCGATTTTAAATCAGAAGGGGGGATGTGGGAAAACCACCACTGCAGTTAACCTTTCAACGGCAATGGCTCTTTTAGGTGAGAAAGTTCTGGTAATCGACATGGACCCGCAGGCCAATGCAACCACAGCCTTTGGTGTGGAGAAAAATGAGGAAAATTCAACCTATAGAGTATTAACTGGAGAGGAAACCCTCAATGATTCCATTGTGTCCACAGACATCAAGGGATTGGATCTGGTTCCCAGCCACATCTCACTAAGTGGGGCGGAAATAGAACTCAGTAAAGACATTGGATTTCCATTCATACTCAAAGAATCTATGGATGGCATGACAGAACCCTACGATTACATTCTGGTGGATGTGCCCCCTTCCCTGGGCATTTTAACCATCAACGCTTTGGTGGCGGCTGACAGCGTAATCATCCCTATTCAGGCAGAATTTTATGCCTTAGAAGGAATGGCTGATTTATTGGATGCTATGAATCTGGTTGAAAATCGTTTAAACAGTCCATCACCAATAAAAGGTATATTAATCACCTTATACGATTCCAGGACTCGGTTAGGTCGGGATGTGTTGCAGAACGTGGTGCAATACTTTGGTGACACCGAATACATTTTCAAAACAACCATTCCCCGTAATGTGAAGCTGGCTGAGGCACCCAGTCATGGCAAACCCTGCGTGATCTATGATGAAGAATGTATTGGTAGTGAAGCTTACAAGGATTTGGCTCTGGAAATACTGGAATTAAGGGAGGCAGTGGCTGAGGAGAATGCAACTGATGATACAAAATATTCGGTGATGGAGGATAACCAATGA